The Phoenix dactylifera cultivar Barhee BC4 chromosome 9, palm_55x_up_171113_PBpolish2nd_filt_p, whole genome shotgun sequence genome window below encodes:
- the LOC103723964 gene encoding putative E3 ubiquitin-protein ligase LIN-2, with product MPSSLRDLLAEDGFRRPPATASICADRRSFHHPFRPDGSSSFHSNRTSPNSHDSIPQSLLPNDHEEEAGIDEAAVRAVVSILSGYAGRFLKDGGFRRRIREKCNACLAARKGAAAHAVLANLELGIESIERLAEEGPNGATRDSKIRSLRNSIRLLSIVASLSSPKSRSGGSTCGVPNSHLSGCAQLYLAMVYKIERNDWVSARHLLQVFVDAPFLARKNLLPDLWDHFFLPHLLHLKVWYSKEAELVAGWEVEDRDQRMKGLNRAYNDQMDGGTAQFALYYKEWLKVGGKAPPVPSVSLPLRASYLEAWGKRSVSLSRSSINRNLYQTVFGTSLEQEDIGDGLLIDDMDLAVERELDAEEGSCKLENTVHSDMGVRQKESDPVEAHQVPGPAPVPCKLYSFRLFSCHSEPCKDAIHHAQVSKKDPVAIARESVSNIPPLNVGQAITLISDSGSLSECEAAVHLVAKAWLDSHGDSILETALSSSSMIEGLLEVTFTSKDDKVLELAISLLAELISRNEVNRQVVLNADPQLEIFLRLLRSNNLFLKAAVVLRLLKPKAKQMLSLDWIPLVMHVLDNGDQLQTLFTVRGSPKSAALYFLDQLLMGFDVDRNVENAKQMVALGGLDLLIRKLEMGDANERKRCASLLVTCVQADGKCRDYLAGNIKKASIIQLLLGNQLKSKGSALFLLSELVCLNRTTQIIRFLKELKNGGCLNTMHVLLVYLQQAPLEQRPLAAAILLLLDLLGDPLQYSVYREEGIETIVAALEWNLHRKEVQEQCSRALLLLGGRFSCLGETIAETWLLKGAGLDDGPSDSFTSKVIPAVENAKVDEEEKTTEEWLRKLAMVLLTSGKKRFLVALSNCIADGIPSLSRSCLVTVAWISSSLSSLHSANSLQPLACSILAPRLLESLSYDRALEERVLASLSLLNFVRHPECLPKIFPLDKETINLLQDLAQVTWTAKELLFACCRCS from the exons ATGCCTTCTTCTCTCCGCGACCTCCTCGCCGAGGACGGCTTCCGCCGCCCGCCCGCCACGGCCTCCATCTGCGCCGACCGCCGGAGTTTCCATCACCCCTTCCGCCCCGATGGCTCTTCCAGCTTCCATTCCAACAGAACCAGCCCCAACTCCCATGACTCCATTCCCCAATCCTTGCTTCCGAACGACCACGAGGAGGAGGCCGGCATTGACGAGGCCGCCGTCCGGGCCGTTGTCTCTATCCTCTCCGGCTACGCTGGCCGGTTTCTGAAGGATGGCGGGTTCCGGCGGCGGATCCGGGAGAAGTGCAACGCCTGCCTCGCGGCGAGGAAAGGTGCCGCCGCGCACGCCGTGCTCGCCAACCTCGAGCTCGGGATCGAGAGCATCGAGCGGCTCGCCGAGGAGGGCCCTAATGGTGCCACCAGGGACTCCAAGATCCGATCTTTAAGGAATTCCATCAGGCTGTTGAGCATTGTGGCCTCCCTGAGCTCCCCCAAGTCGAGGAGCGGCGGCTCCACCTGCGGCGTGCCCAACTCCCACCTTTCAGGCTGTGCCCAGCTCTACCTTGCAATGGTGTACAAGATCGAGAGGAATGACTGGGTCTCGGCCAGGCACCTCCTCCAGGTGTTCGTCGATGCGCCATTCCTCGCAAGGAAGAATCTTTTACCTGATCTCTGGGACCATTTCTTTCTGCCGcatttgctgcatctcaaggtgtGGTACAGCAAGGAGGCGGAGCTCGTCGCCGGGTGGGAGGTTGAGGACAGGGACCAGAGGATGAAGGGATTGAATAGAGCTTATAATGATCAGATGGATGGGGGCACTGCTCAGTTTGCTCTATACTATAAGGAGTGGCTCAAGGTTGGCGGAAAGGCTCCGCCTGTCCCTTCTGTGTCGCTGCCGTTGAGGGCCAGCTATCTTGAGGCGTGGGGGAAGAGATCAGTGTCCTTGTCACGGAGTTCAATCAATAGAAACCT GTATCAAACAGTTTTCGGTACATCCCTGGAACAGGAGGATATTGGTGATGGTTTGTTAATTGATGATATGGATTTAGCTGTGGAGCGTGAGTTGGATGCTGAAGAAGGCAGCTGCAAGCTGGAGAACACTGTTCAT AGTGACATGGGGGTTCGCCAAAAGGAATCTGACCCTGTGGAAGCACATCAAGTTCCTGGACCAGCACCAGTACCATGCAAACTGTACTCTTTCCGGTTATTCTCATGTCACAGTGAACCATGTAAAGATGCAATCCATCATGCACAAGTTTCTAAGAAAGACCCAGTTGCAATTGCCAGAGAATCAGTCAGCAATATACCTCCACTAAATGTTGGCCAAGCCATTACTCTAATTTCTGACTCAGGCAGCCTTAGTGAATGTGAGGCTGCAGTTCATTTGGTTGCCAAAGCCTGGTTGGACTCACATGGAGACTCGATTCTGGAGACTGCACTGTCCTCATCTTCCATGATTGAGGGGCTTCTAGAAGTAACTTTCACATCTAAAGATGATAAGGTATTAGAGCTTGCAATCTCCCTCTTAGCGGAGTTGATCTCAAGGAATGAGGTAAACAGACAGGTTGTACTGAATGCAGATCCACAGCTTGAAATTTTCCTGAGACTGTTGAGAAGTAATAATCTTTTTTTGAAGGCAGCAGTTGTGCTTCGTCTACTAAAACCAAAGGCAAAACAGATGCTATCGCTGGATTGGATACCATTAGTCATGCATGTTTTGGATAATGGGGATCAGTTACAGACTTTGTTTACTGTGCGAGGCAGCCCTAAATCAGCTGCTTTATACTTTCTAGATCAGCTTCTTATGGGTTTTGATGTGGACCGAAATGTTGAGAATGCGAAACAGATGGTTGCCCTTGGTGGGTTGGACCTGCTGATCAGAAAACTAGAAATGGGAGATGCTAATGAGAGAAAGAGATGTGCTTCACTCTTAGTCACATGTGTTCAAGCAGATGGGAAATGCAGAGATTATTTGGCTGGTAATATAAAAAAGGCATCTATTATTCAACTCCTCCTAGGGAACCAGTTAAAGTCCAAAGGCAGTGCCCTTTTTCTGCTGAGTGAGCTGGTCTGTCTTAACAG AACAACTCAGATAATCAGGTTTCTAAAGGAGCTAAAAAATGGTGGTTGCTTGAACACAATGCATGTCCTGTTGGTATATCTCCAACAAGCTCCACTTGAGCAGCGTCCACTGGCCGCAGCTATTTTATTACTCCTCGACCTTCTG GGAGATCCTTTGCAGTACAGCGTCTATAGAGAAGAGGGAATTGAAACTATAGTAGCAGCCTTGGAATGGAATTTACATCGGAAGGAAGTCCAAGAACAGTGTAGTAGAGCTCTTTTGCTTTTGGGTGGCAGGTTTTCATGTTTGGGAGAGACCATTGCAGAGACATGGTTACTTAAGGGAGCAGGGTTAGATGATGGCCCTTCAGATTCGTTCACAAGCAAAGTGATACCTGCAGTTGAAAATGCAAAAGTG gatgaagaagaaaaaacgACTGAAGAGTGGCTAAGGAAGTTGGCCATGGTCTTGCTAACTAGTGGTAAAAAGAGGTTCTTGGTTGCCCTATCAAATTGCATAGCTGATGGGATCCCAAGTTTGTCCAGATCTTGCCTTGTTACAGTTGCGTGGATCAGCAGCTCACTTTCCTCCTTGCATAGTGCTAACAGTCTTCAGCCTTTGGCATGCTCTATTCTTGCGCCTCGGTTGCTTGAGAGCTTGAGCTATGATAGAGCATTGGAAGAGAGGGTCTTAGCTTCACTATCGCTGCTTAATTTTGTTAGACATCCAG AATGCCTCCCGAAGATTTTTCCTTTGGATAAAGAAACAATTAACTTGCTGCAAGATCTGGCCCAAGTGACATGGACTGCGAAAGAGCTACTCTTTGCTTGCTGCAGATGCTCTTAA
- the LOC103723963 gene encoding O-fucosyltransferase 23-like codes for MDFTSSQFPKLIMCHMKPVICRCFVLVIFILVFRTILLSPFPGVHLFQQRGSFWIPASTASNSQLGVRRDKFVEVPQIIWGLNNQKIAFARAILTARFLNRTLLMPSLSASLFYKEIDLLEPISFDKLFHFEKFNSLCHGFVRLGRYSDLSNQTKPFELQKGSGRKWTIERDLNQLKQCRDDSIDKFEVIRIVGKHPFLWRDHWAVKDYAKIFECLVLVDEIENEAMKVISRIREIGAKERSKVDIAKKEFNSDGSVDQPVPYIAVHMRIEKDWMIHCKKLEQKSNISQICSSKEEIMERVAHITGLHKPIVVYLAVADSLLEDGSMLSGWKDGLLPYEKKRLGVWNIYEKYPYLIRSAIDYEVCSRADVFVGNSFSTFSSLIVLSRTQKLISMGIPGACGIDIRLASYAYNILGESRGPKIWMTDMSASSLQSISYGTNNVSCYSNWKAMML; via the coding sequence ATGGATTTCACGAGCTCACAATTTCCTAAGCTGATCATGTGCCATATGAAGCCAGTTATATGCAGGTGCTTTGTATTGGTAATCTTCATTCTTGTATTCAGAACTATTCTCCTTTCTCCCTTCCCTGGTGTTCATTTGTTTCAACAGAGGGGTTCTTTCTGGATACCTGCCTCTACTGCTTCTAATTCACAATTAGGCGTCAGAAGAGACAAATTTGTGGAGGTTCCTCAGATTATTTGGGGTCTAAATAATCAGAAAATAGCATTTGCAAGAGCAATTTTGACTGCAAGATTTTTGAATCGAACTCTTCTAATGCCTAGCTTGAGTGCTTCTctgttttacaaagaaattgacTTACTGGAGCCAATTTCATTTGATAAGTTGTTCCATTTTGAGAAGTTCAATTCCCTCTGCCATGGATTCGTCCGGTTGGGCCGTTATTCTGATCTCTCAAATCAAACCAAGCCATTTGAGCTCCAGAAGGGAAGTGGCAGGAAGTGGACCATAGAGCGAGACTTGAATCAGTTAAAACAATGCAGGGATGATTCAATTGACAAGTTTGAGGTAATTCGGATTGTTGGAAAGCATCCCTTCCTTTGGCGTGATCATTGGGCTGTCAAGGACTACGCAAAGATTTTCGAGTGTCTGGTATTGGTCGATGAAATAGAAAATGAGGCGATGAAGGTTATATCCAGGATTAGAGAGATAGGTGCTAAGGAAAGAAGTAAAGTTGATATTGCTAAGAAAGAATTTAACTCAGATGGTTCGGTAGACCAACCTGTGCCTTATATAGCTGTCCACATGAGGATAGAGAAAGACTGGATGATCCATTGTAAGAAGCTGGAGCAGAAATCAAATATCAGTCAGATCTGCAGTAGCAAAGAGGAGATTATGGAAAGGGTAGCCCACATCACTGGCTTACACAAGCCAATCGTGGTTTATCTTGCCGTCGCCGACAGCCTCCTAGAAGATGGTTCTATGTTGAGTGGTTGGAAAGATGGCCTTCTTCCTTATGAGAAAAAGAGATTAGGGGTCTGGAATATATACGAGAAGTACCCTTACCTCATCCGGTCTGCAATCGACTACGAGGTTTGCTCAAGAGCTGATGTTTTTGTTGGCAATAGTTTCTCTACATTTTCCAGCCTTATAGTGCTATCAAGAACACAGAAGTTGATCAGCATGGGCATTCCAGGGGCATGCGGAATTGATATCAGGCTTGCTTCATATGCTTACAATATATTGGGAGAGTCCAGGGGCCCAAAGATATGGATGACAGATATGTCTGCCTCAAGCCTTCAAAGCATAAGCTATGGGACTAACAATGTCTCATGCTATAGCAACTGGAAAGCAATGATGTTATAA